Proteins encoded together in one Bacteroidota bacterium window:
- a CDS encoding 3-phosphoshikimate 1-carboxyvinyltransferase — protein MINAIYIKRKKGEVSSRVNLPGSKSITNRAFIINALSGGRINIINPSDAEDSIVLKNLLDEQGPTFDVGHAGTVMRFLAALFSIIQGERILTGSERMKQRPVKELIRVLSSIGADIQFLGKKGFPPLKIKGKKLSGGKVDINSTISSQYVSAMLMIAPYLENGLVISLKGRVISAPYIEMTLDLMKKCGAKIHEKDTLITVASGEYTPADIIVEKDWSAASYWYELVAISYEAEITLSGLSKQTIQGDSVLDEIFKNFGVRSKEIAGNTVLIKLPQPILNRFDYDFTNCPDLAQAVAVTMAAKGIKGILSGITSLRIKETDRISALSTELEKLGVATLCGADYIEILGDKINKQDVTIETYQDHRMAMAFAPLAEVLGEIRIKNPGVVKKSYPGFWIELENAGFEITV, from the coding sequence ATGATAAACGCAATTTACATTAAAAGAAAAAAGGGGGAAGTTTCGTCCAGGGTAAATTTACCTGGCTCAAAAAGTATAACCAACAGGGCTTTTATTATAAATGCACTATCAGGAGGAAGAATAAATATAATCAATCCTTCTGATGCCGAAGATTCCATTGTTCTTAAAAACCTATTAGATGAACAAGGTCCTACATTTGATGTGGGACATGCGGGAACTGTGATGCGTTTTCTTGCTGCATTATTTTCAATAATTCAAGGAGAGAGGATTTTAACTGGTTCCGAAAGAATGAAGCAAAGGCCTGTAAAGGAATTAATCAGGGTGTTAAGCTCCATTGGTGCGGATATTCAATTTTTGGGAAAGAAAGGATTCCCACCACTAAAAATAAAAGGCAAAAAACTATCAGGGGGAAAAGTAGATATTAATTCCACAATAAGCAGCCAATATGTTTCCGCAATGCTTATGATTGCACCTTATCTAGAAAATGGATTGGTGATAAGCCTGAAAGGAAGGGTGATTTCAGCTCCTTATATTGAAATGACTTTAGATTTAATGAAAAAGTGTGGAGCTAAAATTCACGAAAAGGATACTTTAATTACTGTAGCATCAGGCGAATATACACCAGCAGACATTATTGTAGAAAAAGATTGGAGCGCTGCATCTTATTGGTATGAACTCGTTGCTATTTCCTATGAGGCTGAAATCACTTTGTCAGGGCTTTCTAAACAAACTATACAAGGTGATAGCGTACTTGATGAAATTTTCAAAAATTTTGGTGTGCGATCTAAAGAAATAGCAGGGAATACAGTTTTAATAAAACTTCCCCAGCCTATTTTAAACCGCTTTGATTATGATTTCACCAATTGCCCTGATCTTGCTCAAGCGGTAGCAGTAACTATGGCTGCAAAAGGAATAAAAGGAATATTATCAGGAATTACAAGTCTGAGAATAAAAGAAACTGATAGAATATCGGCATTGTCCACTGAACTTGAAAAACTAGGAGTGGCAACACTTTGTGGGGCCGATTACATTGAAATTTTAGGGGATAAGATCAACAAACAGGATGTAACAATTGAAACCTATCAGGATCACCGAATGGCAATGGCCTTTGCCCCTCTTGCAGAAGTGCTGGGTGAAATAAGAATAAAAAATCCAGGGGTTGTTAAAAAGTCATACCCGGGATTTTGGATTGAGCTTGAAAATGCCGGATTTGAAATTACTGTTTAA
- the aroB gene encoding 3-dehydroquinate synthase, with product MKTIVSDTYNVYIGKDVFNQINDYLASNNYSKIFILVDENTMQFCLTELIARVEKLKKAEIIETESGEENKTIDICIQMWKALTELKADRKSLIVNLGGGVLSDLGGFAASTFKRGMDYINIPTTLLAQVDASIGGKTGLDLDNFKNQVGLFSNPKAVFIYPPYLNTLSKKQILSGFAEVIKHALIADENYWNQIKNFKPANPDWEGIIYSSVVIKNNIVLKDPHEKNIRKSLNFGHTIGHAIETFFLESELQPLLHGEAVAAGIFCEAFLSYKKAGLEHTQLDEICDFLLKFYKPVNFNQVIPQRLIEIMEQDKKNENGQIMFTLISKTGNAVVNNKCSTELISESFNFYQMRAAMVASDL from the coding sequence ATGAAAACAATAGTATCAGATACCTATAATGTTTACATTGGCAAAGATGTTTTTAATCAAATTAATGATTATTTAGCAAGTAACAATTACAGTAAAATTTTTATCCTTGTTGATGAAAACACCATGCAGTTTTGTCTTACTGAATTAATTGCCCGGGTTGAAAAATTAAAAAAAGCAGAAATAATTGAAACTGAAAGTGGGGAAGAAAATAAAACTATTGACATTTGTATTCAAATGTGGAAAGCCTTAACAGAGCTGAAAGCAGACCGTAAGTCCCTAATTGTAAATCTTGGAGGAGGAGTTTTATCTGATTTGGGAGGTTTCGCAGCATCAACATTTAAAAGAGGAATGGATTATATTAATATTCCTACAACTCTTCTTGCACAAGTAGATGCTTCAATAGGCGGCAAAACAGGATTAGATCTTGATAATTTCAAGAATCAAGTAGGATTATTTTCCAATCCAAAAGCAGTATTCATTTACCCTCCATATTTAAATACCTTAAGTAAAAAACAAATTCTTTCAGGATTTGCCGAAGTTATAAAACACGCACTTATTGCTGATGAAAACTATTGGAACCAGATAAAAAATTTCAAACCAGCAAATCCCGACTGGGAGGGTATAATTTATAGTTCTGTTGTTATAAAAAACAATATTGTATTAAAGGATCCACATGAGAAGAACATTCGAAAATCCTTGAATTTTGGCCATACAATAGGCCATGCCATTGAAACATTTTTTCTTGAATCAGAGTTACAACCCTTATTGCATGGTGAGGCAGTTGCTGCAGGCATTTTTTGCGAGGCCTTTTTATCGTATAAAAAAGCAGGATTGGAACACACCCAATTGGATGAAATCTGTGACTTTTTATTGAAATTTTACAAACCAGTTAATTTTAATCAAGTTATTCCACAACGACTTATTGAAATTATGGAACAGGATAAAAAGAATGAAAACGGCCAAATAATGTTTACCCTAATTTCCAAAACAGGAAATGCTGTTGTAAACAATAAATGCAGTACGGAACTAATATCTGAATCGTTTAATTTTTATCAAATGCGCGCTGCAATGGTTGCTTCAGATCTATAA